TCCCCTCAAATGAAGTTTTAATTCAGCCGAATAGTATTTCACCTGCATTTTCTGTTGGTGTAAATTATTTGTTTAAGGAAAATGAATATGTTGGGAAAAGAAGGTTTTTATTAGGCGGTGCAGTGCATAACCTAATAAAGTTAGATGATGCTTTAATAGGAGAGATAGAACAATCAAGAAGTTTTAGGTATATTCTTCATTCGGAAGCCTCTTTTCCTGTAAGGGGAACAAATGTAGAAATTCAACCAGCAGGTTTTATAGCCTTACAAGGAACAGCTAAAGAGTTGTTTATAGGTTCAAATGTTCGATATGAGTTAAAACAAGAGTCAAGGTTTACAGATTTTTCAAAAACATCGGCGATTACTTTTGGGGTTTTTGCTAGAGAGTTAAAAAGTATGGTTGCTTTTGTTGGTTTCCAGATGGATAAATATAACATCGGAGTGAGTTATGATATTGATATAACAGGTTACTCTGTTGCGTCTTCAGGACAAGGAGGTTTAGAAGTTTCTTTTAAGTATGTAAATCTTACGAAGTTTAATAAAGCGTATACCCCTGCCCCTAGATTATAAAATAAATATTGTATAAGGAAGAATAAGATAATGAGAAGTTTATTAAAAGGTTTTTATTTGGCTATGGCAATGCTAGTAGCTCAGGGGTTAAGCGCTCAAAAAAAAGAAATTGAAATAGCAAAGAGTTATGAGCTTATGGGGAGGTTTTCAATGGCTTTACAGTATTATAAAAAGGCTGAAGCTAGAGAAAAATACTTAGCCGAAGAAGAGCAAGTGCGCCTGTATAAGTCTTTAATCTTTTGTAATGATAAACTTAAAGATTATAAAAATGCCGAGAAGTATTTTGAAAAAATAGAAAAATTACAACCCTTAAGTGATAGTTTGTTAGTTAAGTATTCTGAAGTTTTAAGGACTTTAGGGAGTCACCCTAAAGCCGAAAAAGTATATAGAAGCTTGGTCAATAAACAGACCGATGAAGTGTTAAAAAACAACATGCTATATGCATTGGATTGGTTTAAGAAAAATAAGAGCCTTAAACAACCTTATGTGATAGGGAAAACAAATATCAATGTTCAGGGGTTGAGTATGGGGATAGCAGAATATAATGATGGCGTTATTGTTGGTGTTCCAAAGTTAACTGATGGAGTAACCTTTTACAACCTAGGGTATTGTACAAAAAAAGATTCAGTAACATTTTCTGAAGCAACTATTTTGAGTAAAAACTTAACAAGTAAATTCCATGAGGGGTATCCGGTAATAGATCAAAAGAACAACGTGCTTTATTTTACATCTAATTCGTTGACTAAAGTGAAGATTAAACAAGGAGGGAAGAAAGATATAAGCAAAAATGGAAATGTCAATCGTCTCAAAATCTATCAATCTACTTTTGAAAATGGAGAATGGTCTGAAAAAGAAGAGTTACCATTTAATAGTATGGATTATGATTGTTTGCACCCGTCAATTTCAGATGATGGAAAGACATTATACTTTACTTCAAACATGTCTGGAGGTAAAGGAGGATATGATATTTATAAAGTAGAAAAGACGAACTCAGGTTGGTCTAAACCGGTTAACTTAGGAAGTAGAGTTAATACTATGGGAGATGAGATGAATCCTTTTATTAAAGCTGAAGAGTTGTTTTTTGCTTCAAGAGGATATTATGGTTTTGGAGGAATAGATGTTTTTAAAGTTAAGTTATCCGAAGAAGATGGTAAAGTTCAAAATTTAGGAGCTCCAATTAATACGAATCAGGATGATTTTTCATTTACAATGAATTCAAAAGATAAAGGGTACTTTTCTTCTAATCGAAGTTCTAAAAAAGCTGAAGATGCTATTTATAGCTATGTTTATTATCCTGTTAATGTTGTAACAGATACAGAGAATGGAGAAGCAGTAGAGGATATAGATGTTGTCGTTTCTGAGTTGATTAATGGAGAATGGAAAGAGGTGTCGACTCAAAGAACCAATAAAGCAGGGGAATGGAAATACGACTTTAAAGCAGGCGTGGAGTATAAAGTGAAGTTTGATAACTCTTATAGAAATTCAAAAGAGTTTACTTTATCAGCAAACGGCAATAGAGTAGAGGAGTTGGAGAAGCTCAAAAATGTAGATTTACAAAGAGTTTTTATTGATGGATATGTTATTGATGAGGAAACACAGAAAGGAATTGAAGGAGTGAAAGAGATTCTTTATGAAAAAAATGAGTTAGGAGATTTTGAAGAGATAGATTCAACATTTACAGATGAAGAGGGGTATTGGAGATTTGATGTTGAAAAAGATAAGGTCTATGAAGTTGAAATTCAACGTGTGGATTATGAGTTGGAAAAGATTGAAATAGATCCAATAGTCGATAATGAACCAAGAAGAAAATCATATACAACAACTTTAAAAGTAAAGCTGAATAAGGATAATGAAAAAGTATTAGACGCAGAAAATATCTTCTTTGAACATAATTCAGCCAATATAACTTCAGCTTCTTTTGCTGTGCTAGATCAAGTTGTAGGGTATTTAAAGGCCAATCCTTATTCTAAATTAGAAGTGGATGCTTATACCGATTGTACCGGTGACGATGCCTTTAACCTTGCTTTATCTGAGAGAAGAGCAAAAGCTTGCGCAGACTATGTGATTGAAAAAATTGGAGGAAAAGCATTTAGAGTAAAGTATAAAGGCTTTGGAGAAACCAATCCAATTCATGCTTGTGATGAGCAACGAAACAACCCTGATTTAGCGGCAGAAAATCGTAGAGTAGAATTTAAATTAGTAAAATAGTCGTTCCTTTTATAAAAATGGATTGAAATTTGTTATTAAGTTGTTCTGTAATTCAATTGTGAAAAATTAACGTTGTAAATAATTGGAATTCGTTATCTTCACAACTCTAAAACAGAATCAAATGACAAAGTATATATCACTATTTACAGCTCTTTTATTATATGGGAGCAGCTTATTTGGGCAGCATCAGTCTGATAAAACAGTTAAGCATTACACTCAAAAAGTAGAAGAGTTAATCAAGGTGCTAGACAAAAAGTATGTTCAAGAAGTAGATAAATCCAGGTTGATAAAAGATTTTGTTATTGGAACTCAGAATAGGTTAGTTCCATTTCATTCATATATCTCAGCGCAAAAATGGGGAGGGAAGCATGATGAAGTAGTGGTTGCTGGTATTGGTATCGCCTTTAAGTTCAAAAGTGATACAATACTTGTTGATAGTGTATTGAGTAATAGTGGTGCCGAAAGTTCTGGGATAAAAAAAGGAGATAAAATTATCAAAATAGGAGGGCATAAAATCAGTCATTACAACTATTTTAGTGATGTAGCAAAAGACTTGATCGGTGTTCCAGGAAGCTCCTTAGAACTCACATTGGCTAATGTAGAAGATAGTTCTGCCAATTTTGTAAAATCGGTAGAACGTAAATTAATCGATGGGATTCACTTCTTTAGTTTAGGAGAGTCAATTACTTCAATTAAAGATGCTATAGCCCTTTGTGATACCTTATATGAAGATACAGTTACTAACTTAAAAATAACAGAAACTGGTATTCGTTACATGCTGGAGCATTTGGATCCTCATACAGCTTATATTTCATTGGAGGATTTACATGATATGAATGCTCCATTGAAAGGATCGTTTACTGGAGTAGGAGTTCGCTTTCAAATTGTAAAAGACACTATTGTTGTTGTAGAGGCAATACCAGGGGGACCATCAGAAAAGGTGGGGATTCAACCAGGAGATAAATATATTTTTATTGGAGAAGAGAAAGTCGCTGGGGTAGGAATAAAAAATGGAGGAGTAAGGGATCGTTTATTGGGAGATAAAGGAACCAAAGTTGCGGTTAAGATGAAAAGAACAGGTAATAACGAGTTACTTGATTTTACCATAGAAAGAGATAAAATTCCTATTTATAGTGTAGATGCATCATATATGGTGACTAATGAAATTGGTTATATTAAGGTTAATAAATTTTCTGCGACAACAGTTATGGAGGTTAGAAAGGCTATGTTGAGTCTGAAATCTCAAGGAATGAAAAGCTTGGTGTTAGACTTGCAAGGAAATGGAGGTGGTTACCTCAGTGCGGCAATAGGTTTGGCAGATGAGTTTTTATCAGGAGACAAATTGGTCGTTTATACAGAAGGTAGAGCTTATCCAAAACAAGAGTACAATACGCGATATACAGGATTAATGGAAGAAGGTAAATTAGTCGTTCTTGTAAATGAAAACAGTGCGTCAGCTAGCGAAATTGTAAGTGGTGCAGTTCAAGATTGGGATCGAGGATTAATTGTGGGGAGAAGAACTTTTGGAAAAGGACTTGTTCAAAAACCACATAATCTATCAGATGGAACACAAGTAAGAATTACAACCTCTCATTATTATACTCCAGCAGGAAGATGTATTCAAAAACCTTATGATAAAGGAATACAAGAATATCGAAAGGAGAAATATAATCGTTACAAAAACGGAGAGTATTTTCATAAGGATAGTATAAAGTTTGATGAGTCACTAAAAACGTATACCAAGATTAAAGAAAGAGTTGTTTATGGTGGAGGTGGTGTTATGCCAGATGTTTTTGTTCCATTAGATACGTTAGGAACAAGCGATTATTTTTCAGGATTAATTAGAAAAGGAATTATGAATCGATTTGCATTAACTTGGGTGAACAGTAATCGTCAAAAATTACAAGATAAATATATTACATTCGATCGCTTTGATGAGAAGTTCAAAATAGAGAAGCTGACAAAAGAGTTGATTAAATATGCCGAAACAGAGGGGCTACCTTTTAATAAAAAACAATATGAGGAATCGAAAGAGGTTATTAAAATAAGACTGAAAGCAAATGTTGCTCAAAATCTATACGATTTTTCAAAGTTCTATCAGGTGAATAATGCATTAAATGATCCATTACAGATTGCCATTAAGCTCATTGAAAGTGGAGAGGCTTTTAATGAATTGGACTAAATGTTAAAAAACTAGGCTGTTTTTTTTGAAAATTAAATATGACATATTTGCGAAATAAAAAAAAAGCAGTACCTTTGCAGACCTATTTTAGAATAATAGAGTACAAAATTTAAAAGATATTAAACGTGAATACATTAAGTTACAAAACAATATCAGCTAACAAAGAGACAGTAAACAAAGAGTGGTTGTTGGTTGATGCGGAAGGAGAAACTTTAGGACGTTTAGCAAGTAAAGTAGCTAAATTGATTAGAGGAAAGCACAAAGTTAACTACACTCCACATGTTGATTGTGGTGATAACGTTGTTGTGATTAATGCTGAAAAAGTGAATTTAACTGGTAAGAAGTGGACTGATAAATCTTATATCCGTCACACAGGTTATCCAGGTGGGCAAAGAGAATTATCTGCTGAAAAGATGTTAGAAAAGCATCCTGAGAGATTAGTAGAGTATGCTGTAAAAGGAATGTTGCCTAAAAATAGATTAGGAAGTGCATTATACAGAAACTTACACGTTTATGTTGGAGCATCTCACAAGCAAGAAGCTCAAAAGCCTAAAGAAATTAAATTAGATTCAATCAAATAATTATATGAGCGTAATTAATACAATAGGAAGACGTAAGTCTTCTGTCGCTAGAGTTTATTTGTCAGAAGGGACAGGTAAAATGACTGTGAATAAAAGAGATTTTTCAGAGTACTTCCCAAAAGGAGTATTGCACTATAAATTAAGTCAACCATTTTTATTAACTGAAACAGAAGGAAAGTACGATGTTAAAGTTAATGTAAAAGGTGGTGGAGTTAATGGTCAAGTAGAGGCTATCCGTTTAGCGATCTCTAGAGCATTAGTAGAGGTAGATCCAGAGTATAAGCCTTTATTAAAAGCAGAAAGCTTAATGACTCGTGACCCAAGAATGGTTGAGCGTAAGAAACCAGGTCAACCAAAAGCTAGAAAGAAATTTCAATTTAGTAAACGTTAATATCACAATAAAGTTAAATAAAGCCCTCTTCTTAAAGAGGGCTTGTTTAGTATCTAAGCGTTTCAGATCGATGATTATCGCTACTGAGATTGCTGCTGAGAAAACCATGTGACGTTATCTATATATAACTCAGTAAAAAGAAAGTAAACAAAATGGCAAAATTACAATTTGATGAAATGTTAAATGCGGGAGTGCATTTTGGACATTTAAAAAGAAAGTGGAATCCAGCAATGGCTCCTTATGTATTCGAAGAGCGTAAAGGGATTCACATTATTGATTTGAACAAAACAGCAGTAAAAGCTGAAGAAGCAGCTGCAGCTTTGAAACAAATCGCTAAATCAGGAAGAAAAATTTTGTTTGTTGCAACAAAGAAACAAGCAAAATCTATCATAGAAGACAAAGTTAAAGAAACAAGAATGCCTTACATCACTGAAAGATGGCCAGGTGGAATGTTAACAAACTTTAAAACAACAAGAAAAACAATCCGTAAAATGACATCTATCGAAAAGATGATGCAAGACGGAACTGCAAACCACCTTTCTAAAAGAGAGCGTTTACAAAGAACTAGACAAAAAGATAAATTAGCTAACGTATTTGGTGCAATAGCTGATATGACTCGTCTTCCTGCTGCTGTATTTGTAGTAGATGTTAAAAAAGAGGACATCGCTGTAGCAGAAGCTGTAAAATTAGGAATCCCTGTGTTCGCAATGGTTGATACCAACTCTGATCCTAAACCAATTGATTTTGTTATCCCAGCTAACGATGATGCTACTAAATCTATTGAATTAGTTGTTGATTACGTATGTGGAGCTATCAAAGAAGGTTTATCAGAAAGAAAAGCAGGTAAAGAAAAAGCTGCTGAAGAGAAAGCTACTGAAGCAAAAAAAGAAGAAGTAACAACTGAAAAATAATTATATTCTCTAAAATTTATAACAATGGCAATAACAGCTAAACAAGTAAATGAATTAAGAAAAAAGACCGGTGCAGGAATGATGGACTGTAAGAAAGCTTTAGTTGAAGCTGACGGTGACATGGAAGTAGCAATTGATAACTTACGTAAGAAAGGTCAAAAAATTGCTGCTAAAAGAGGAGATAGAGAAGCTAGTGAAGGATTGGTTATCGCAAAAACAACAGCTGATGGAACTAAAGGTATTGTTGTTACATTGAACTGTGAAACTGATTTCGTAGCTAAAAATGCTGATTTTGTTTCTTTCGCAAACAAGATTGCTGATATAGCTGTTGAATCTGGTGCTAACTCAAAAGATGAGTTATTAGCAAAAGACTTTGATGGAAGTTTAACTATTGAAGCAAAAATCATCGAGCAAACTGGTGTAATCGGAGAGAAGATTGAAGTGAAAACTGTAGAAGTTGTTGAAGCTCCTAGCGTTGTTGCATACAATCACCCAGGAAACCAAATCGCTACAATCGTTGGATTAACTAAAGCTGCTGAAGAAGAAGGTAAACAAGTTGCAATGCAAGTTGCTGCTATGGCACCTATCGCTTTAGATGAAAGCCACGTTGATCAAGAGACTATTGATAGAGAAATTGAAGTAGGTAAAGAATTAGCTATTGCTGAAGGTAAACCTGCAGATATGGCTGAGAAAATTGCTAAAGGAAGATTAAACAAATTCTTTAAAGAAACAACTTTGTTAAATCAAGCATTTGTTAGAGATAACAAAAAATCTGTAAAACAATTTTTACAAGATGTAGATAAAGATTTAACAGTAACTGACTTTAAAAGAGTTTCGTTATCTAACTAATTCTTATATAATTTTTAAAAGAGAGCTTTTTAGCTCTCTTTTTTTTGTCTAATTTTGACCTAATTCTAAAATCATCATGAAATATAAAAGAATACTTTTGAAATTAAGCGGAGAAGCTTTAATGGGAAATAAACAATTTGGTATAGATAACGAACGATTAGTTCAATATGCTAAAGAAGTTAAAGAAATTGCCGAATTAGGTGTTGAAATAGCAATCGTAATCGGAGGAGGAAATATTTTTAGAGGTGTTCAGGCCGAAGAAGGTGGAATGGAAAGAACCCAAGGAGATTATATGGGGATGTTAGCGACTATGATAAATAGTATGGCACTTCAATCTGCTCTTGAAGTTCAAGGACTGCATACAAGGCTACAATCTGCAATTAAAATGGAAGCAATAGCTGAACCGTTTATTAAACGTAAGGCCGTTAGGCATTTGGAAAAAGGTAGAATTGTGATTTTTGGTTCAGGAACTGGTAATCCATTTTTTACTACTGATTCTGCCGCATCTCTTAGAGCAATTGAAATTGATGCAGATGTAATCTTAAAAGGTACAAGGGTTGATGGTATTTATACTGAAGATCCAGAGAAAAACCCTGAAGCTAAAAAATACAATAACTTGACTTTTGATGAGGCCTATGATAAAGGATTAAAAGTAATGGATATGACAGCCTTTACACTTTGTAAAGAAAATAATGTTCCGATAATAGTATTTGATATGAACACTCCAGGTAACCTAAAAAAGGTGGTTGTTGGTGATGAAATAGGAACGCTTGTTGAAGCATAACATAAAATAAATTATATATTTGTTCTAGAAGTATAGATAAAAGATATGAATGAAGAAGTAGAAATGGCATTAGCCGAGGCAAAAGAAGGTATGGAAGCCTCTTTAACACATTTAAGATCAGAGTTATTAAAGATTAGAGCAGGGAGAGCAACTCCTTCAATGTTAGGAAGTGTTATGGTTGAATATTATGGTTCACCAACCCCTTTGTCTCAAGTAGCCAATGTAAATACTTCTGATGCTAGAACATTAACAGTTCAACCTTGGGAAAAATCTATTTTACAAGATGTTGTAAAAGGGATTCAAAATGCAAACTTAGGATTAAATCCACAAAATAATGGAGAAATGATTATCATTTCAATTCCTATGCTTACAGAAGAAAGAAGAAGAGAACTTGTGAAGAATGCAAAAGCCGCTGGTGAACATTCTAAAGTTGGAGTTAGGGGAAAACGTAAAGATGCAAATGATTTTATTAAATCATTAAAAGCTGATGGTTTAAGTGAAGATGAAGCAAAATCAGCAGAAGATAAAGTACAACAATTAACAAACGATTATATCGCTAAAGTTGATGAAATTGTTGATGCTAAAGAAGTGGATATTATGAAAGTATAATGCATTATACTATGATAAAAAAAAGCAGCGTTTAACGCTGCTTTTTTTATGTCTTAATGTCTAGCTTTATCGCCCATATAAATTGGGGAAATCAGTAATGATACCATCTAAATTCGTTTCCAATAAACGATTAAACTCCTTTTCTTTATTCACCGTCCAAGCAAAAACTTTTACACCTTGTTCGTGAGTGTTTTTTACCATTTTAGGACTAATGAATTTAGAATAGATCCCCAAAGCATAAGGTTTAAAAGAAAGTTGTTTTAAAATTTTATTTCCAGACAATCCCAAGCTCTCATGTAAATAGACCAGTTTATAATCGGGAGCTTTTTGATGGAGTAACTCAATAATTTGAGGGTCAAAACTCATAAAAATAATTTGTTCTCGACCTTTAAATTCAGCAACTTCATTCAAAATAATCTCAACATATTCTTCAGGGTAAGGTTGGGCTTTTCCATACAACTTCTTTTCTGATTTAATTTCAAATAAAATAGTCTTGTCTTTAAAATCAATCTTATTAAAAGCTTCTTGAACTAATGGCTTATACGACTTTATATGCTGTTGTTCAGGAAATTTCGGATGGGGTTTAGTTCCACAGTCAAATGCCTCAATTTCTTTTTGAGTCATTTCGTATAAACAATGGTCTTTGTTATGCTTTATTTCACTACCGTCGGGAGCTAAGCAATAGGTCTTATCCATATATTCCTCATGAGAAATAACCAATTGTTTATCTTTATTAACCACCACGTCCCACTCAATCCCATCAATGTCATACGTTAAAGCCTTTTTAAACGACTCTAAGGTGTTTTCTGGTAAAATACCTCTACATCCTCGATGTCCGAAAATTAGAGGGGGATTTTGTTGAGAAAATAAGTTAACAACTGTCATAACACAAATGATTAAAAAGAATCTAGGCATATTTTTTTAATAATTTTCTGACCTCATTTGCCAGTTTTTCAGAATCGTTAGCTTCTAATTGATGACCAAAATAGATGTATTTTCCTTTATCAGAAAAACGCACAGCTCCTTGTCCTATTAACCAAAAAGAATCATTCATCACCTTTGCAAAAGATTTAGGGTTTTGTTTTAAGCATTCAACATTTTTGTAGTCGATTTGTTTGGTAATGTATTCATTAGCTTTTCCATAAGATAAAATAGATTTTTTAATCGTAAAACGATCGGCATCTATTTTGATGAATTCAATACCATATTTCCTCCATAAGAATGTCTTTACAATTCTGTACTCGAAATAAGCCCAGAAAATGGTCATGACGAATAGAATCAAACTTTCTTGTTTCCCTACCTCACCAGCGAATAAAAAATAAATAAATACAGCCCCACAAAAAGTCCAAGCAATTGACCAAGCCAATAAAAGACTTTCTTGCCATCGTTCTATTTTTGTAGAAATGACAATCGTAGTATGGCTTTTATGATGCTCTAATGATATTCGTTCGCCAATAGTTTTCATAGCAGATTAATATAAAACAGGTTCGACTTCAATTTCATTAAATACTATTCCAAAAGTAGCTAGTTCATCCAAGACTGGTTCGTAGATCTCTTTATGTATAGGTAGCTGTACTCCCTTTAATTGTATAGTGCCATTTAGAATCATTTTGGTGCAAATTCCAACTGGTAAGCCCACAGTATCACTCATTGCGGTGTAAGTCTGATCTTCGCCAATATAACTCATAGAAGAGTGTATCTCACGGTCAATGCCATCGACTTTAAAACCAAATTTATGCCACATCACAATCATATCTTTATCGTGAGGTTCCAATGTCCATTTAGCTTCTAAGATTTGTTGTAAGATTTGAGCAGGAGTTTTGTCTTCCTCTAAGTTCAAAGGAGTATCTTCGAATATCCCTAACCAAACTAACTTGTCCCAAATAATATCGTCTTGATCTATTTTGAGGTAATACCTTAACTTTAATTCAACAGAATCGTGAGGATTATAAGCCAAAAATGAGTTAATAAAGTCTCGATGTGTCATCTCTTTGGATCCCTCTAAAATATAGCTGTCGTCTGTTGCGCCCAATTGAACAAAAACGTTCCAAGCTCTACTGAAACCAACTTTTCGTAAAGTACCTCTGTAGATCGTAGGAATGTTTTCTAATCCATAAATACTTCTGTATTTTAAAGAGTCACGATTAGCATATCCCTCAAATTTTCCTCTTCCCTCAACATCAATAATTTCGGTTCTTCTAAAAAGTCTATTGTAAGGAATATATTTATATTTTCCTTCTTGAATAAATTTAGCAGCACCTCCTTGTCCCGCTAAAACAACGTTTCGAGGATTCCATGTAAACTTATAATTCCAAGGGTTGTTATCACTTTGAGGAGCAATTAATCCCCCTGTAAATGACTCGAAACAAGTCATTTCTCCTCCCATCTCTTCAATGTCGTCTAAAACTTTTTTGGCCGATAAATGGTCTATTCCTGGATCTACACCTATTTCATTCATGACAATAATCCCAGCATTTACAGCCTCTTCATGTAGTTCTTTCATTTCTTTAGAAACATAAGAAGGCGTAATCACATCTTTTTGGAATCGAATACAATCTTTAACGACTTCAATGTGAAAACGAGCTGGTAACATCGATACTACAAAATCACAAGCTTCAATTTCTTGAGCTCTTTGATTAGGTTCTAGGGCATTAAATTCAAATGCTTCTCCTCTTGCATGATTGTTTATTTTTTCCTGAGCAATGGCGATATCCATATCACCAACTCTAATCAACCAATTCTCATTTTCAGCATTATTTAATAAATATTTTATTAATGACGATGAAGATCTTCCTGCTCCAATGACTAATATTTTCTTCATGTTCTAAAAGTAGTTTTAAGAAAAATCCCATACTCATTTTACTAAGTATGGGATTTGCTATGTTTTTA
The sequence above is drawn from the Flavobacteriales bacterium genome and encodes:
- a CDS encoding saccharopine dehydrogenase NADP-binding domain-containing protein, which gives rise to MKKILVIGAGRSSSSLIKYLLNNAENENWLIRVGDMDIAIAQEKINNHARGEAFEFNALEPNQRAQEIEACDFVVSMLPARFHIEVVKDCIRFQKDVITPSYVSKEMKELHEEAVNAGIIVMNEIGVDPGIDHLSAKKVLDDIEEMGGEMTCFESFTGGLIAPQSDNNPWNYKFTWNPRNVVLAGQGGAAKFIQEGKYKYIPYNRLFRRTEIIDVEGRGKFEGYANRDSLKYRSIYGLENIPTIYRGTLRKVGFSRAWNVFVQLGATDDSYILEGSKEMTHRDFINSFLAYNPHDSVELKLRYYLKIDQDDIIWDKLVWLGIFEDTPLNLEEDKTPAQILQQILEAKWTLEPHDKDMIVMWHKFGFKVDGIDREIHSSMSYIGEDQTYTAMSDTVGLPVGICTKMILNGTIQLKGVQLPIHKEIYEPVLDELATFGIVFNEIEVEPVLY